The nucleotide sequence GCTCGATTACAACTCCCTGGGGATCTTGAATTGACGGCCTTAGATACACTAACACTTCAGCTTGGAACATGGGGTTAATCCTCACTTTCGAAAACATCTGAAAACTAACATTCGCAAAGAAGTCAGCAGGTTAGTATGTTTGTATGTTGGGAATCGGAAATAAACGTTAACCTACTAACATACCAACTTACCAACATCTTGCATTCTTGGACTCGAATCATCACTTCAATGCCCTTTCATATATAGCATCCAGATTCCGGAAAAAGTGAGAAATGTCGGTAAGATCACTGATTTCTTCCTGGCTCAGGACAGCACGCAGGTCTTTATGTTCAGCCAGGGCTTTCCGGATATCCATCCCACCCTGGTACAGACAGTGAGTGACTTCCTGAAGCATCACGTAGGCTTTATCTCTGGCCATGCCTTTTTTTTCCACCAGGTGCAAAAGAATCCGCTGGGAAAAGAAGGCATCACCAAGCAGATGCAGATTCCGCTCGATTTGACTTTCATTTACTGTAAGGCCGGAAATCACCCCTGTCATCTTTTCCAGGGCATAATAAGCCAGGATGCTGGCGTCAGGGATTGTCACCCGCTCTACGGAAGAGTGGGAAATATCACGCTCATGCCAGAGAGGAATGTTTTCCAGGGAGGGTATGAGGTAACTTCGAAGGAGCCTGGAGATCCCACAGATCCTCTCGCAGATGATCGGATTGCGCTTGTGAGGCATGGCTGAAGATCCCTTCTGGCCTTTGCCGAACGGCTCTTCCAGCTCCCTGACCTCAGTCCGCTGCAGATGGCGGATTTCAGTGGCGATTTTTTCGAGCGATGCTCCGATCACTGAAAGCAGGTAAAAATAATCTGCGATTCTGTCGCGCTGAATGACCTGAGTGGTAACAGGACAGGGGGACAATCCCAGACTGGCCAGTGCGTTTTTTTCAAGTTCAGGGGTGTTCTGGCTGTAAGTGCCGACAGCCCCGGAGAGTTTGCCTACAGACAGGCGGTTCCGGGTTTCAGCGAGCCGCTCCAGATGCCGCTTGAATTCGCAATGAAAGAGCAGAAATTTCACACCCAGGGTAAGCGGCTCAGCATGGATGCCGTGTGTGCGGCCGATCTCAGGCAGTTTTTTATACTTGAGAGCCAGTTCGCGCAACAGGTCAGTCAGCCTCAGGATTTTTTTCTCGATCAGACTGAGCGCCTGCAGCATGATCAGCATCTGAGCAGTATCTACGATATCCGAAGAGGTGAGACCGAGATGGATGAAACGGGCATAATCCCCTACGGTTTCGCTGAGGCTTTCCAGGAAGGCAATCAGATCGTGGTTGGTGCGGACTTCGATTTCCTGGATTCGTTTCGGGTTGATTCTGGCTTTTTCCAGGATCGCGTTCAAACATGAAAGAGGGGCAATGCCTGAACTGACCAGAGACTCAGTGTAAGCAAGTTCAACCCTCAGCCAGGTTTCATACTTGTTTTGCTCGGAAAAGACGGCATTGATCTCGGGGAGGGAATAGCGCTCAATCATCTGGATCTCCCTAGGGAGTAATTTTTTCTTATTATACCCGACCTCCCTTAAATGAAACAGACCTCTGACCAAATTCTTGCGCAGTTCATTCCTGAGTGATTATTATTAGTATGTAAATGATACTGTTTTTTGGATTTAGGCTATAATTATCTTATAGCTGGAGGTAGCCATGAAGTTGATGCTTCTGTTTGCTTTAATGATTATTGTGGGTCTTGTGCATGCCGGAACCGGGGAAATCACTGCTAACACTCAGAAACCAGACCCTGGGAGCGGCGGAGTTACGCAGAGCATAAAGGATGCTTTCTCGGCTTATGACGGGGGTTCCTCAACCGGTGAGACAAGTGGTGAAAGTACTGAAATCAAGGATTTGAATTATGACAAAGTCGCTGAATTGACCCAGCAGGCTGATTATTGTTATAAGGATGCCAAAGGTTATCCCAAGTCGGCGCACCTGTTTTACCAGAAAGCGATCGCCCTTTACGAAACGATCATCCAGGTCGATCCAAAGAATGCTTATGTGTTGTATAAGCTTGGTAGTTCTTACTGGGATTCAAAGATCGACAAGCCAAGAGCAATCTTGATGATGGAAAGGGCTGTGTCGTCAGACCCTAAAGTGGCTATTTATTGGAATGATCTCGGTTTCATGTACAAGGAAACTGCTGAAACCAGCGCAGATAAAAACACCCTGCTGTTGAAATCCATCGACTGCTATTTGAAGGCCATCGAAATCAACCCGGACAACGATACTACGCTCAGAAACCTGGGGCTGGACTATCTGAAGATCGGCAGACCCAGGGAAGCCAAGCATTATTTTCAGCTTTACCTGCCGGTTGCTTCTGTTGACAAAGAAAGAAAACAGATTGAAAACCTTCTCACAGACATTGATCAGTATTCTGAGGCTGCTACCAGTGAGATCATACATTTCAACGCTCAAACGAAGGAAGCAGGCACTGATTAGAGTGTTTGTTTTTTTTTGGCTACTCGCCGGTTCTTTGTCCGCCGGTCCCCTGGAAAATGATCTTTTTTCGGCGGTAATGGGAAATGATTTGACCAGAGTTAAGGAGATAATGTTGCGGGGTATTGATGTGAACTCTGTGAACAGTTCTGGTGAAACTGCACTGCAGCTTTCGCTCAGGAACGGATATGACAGGATCACACGTTTTCTGGAAAGCCAGGGAGCACTGTACCCGAAAAACATGGAGCAGGAAAGCAACATTTTCAGTTCAGTGAGACAGAATCGGGACTCCTGTAAAATTAATATCAGGAGACTTGAGAATGCGGTGGATATGTACAATCTGGGCAGGTCAAAGAAGCGGAGAATACGGGGGAAAGTAAGATTTTCAGAGATCAAGGACAGGATCGGTCTGTATCTTGATTCCGGAAAGCTGCCTGTTTGTCCTGACGGCGGAGTTTACTGTTTTGACCCAAAGACCGGTGCCTGGTGCAGTGTGCATGGAGATCCTGACCAATGACGGGGGCATGATGAAAACTAAAATCCTGACTGTGCTTTTACTGGCTGCTTTCAGTATTTATGCCGGAGCGCTCGAGGATGAACTGATGGATGCGATCCAGAAACGCAACATGACCAGGATCAGGGATTTGATCAATGCCGGCGCCAGAATCAACACCATCAACGAGAAGAACCTGACGCCTCTTAAATACGCGATACAGTTAGGATACAGCGATGTCGCCCGTTTCCTTCTCCGGATGGGAGATTATCCGGCTAATTCAGGTCTGTTTTCAGCCCCGATCACTGAACAGGCTGCCTGCAACGTCAATTGCCATGTGATTGAAGATGCACTTCTGATGTTCAACCACACCGGAAAGTACTGCGAGCTGATCAGGTTTGAATATAATGAAGACCGCTGCGAGTACGATGAGATTTTCATAGATCAGAAAATCATCGAAAAAATCAAAGAATTTCTTCCAGCTCAAATCCTGCCGGTCTGCCCGGCCGGCGGAGAATATATAATCTACCCCAAGCGCAGGCTCGTGCGTCCTGATGATGTGCATCCTGAACTGGGTGTTTACTGCAGTGAGCATGGGACAGCAGTGATTGCGCATCACGACAGCTGGTTCAAAACCAAACCTGCTGACATAGAAATCGACAGAATATCACTGAACTGATTTTATTTTCCCGGTTGGACGTAGCCTCAAACATTTGTACTATCAGGTTCATTCACCTTAAATTCCCCAAATTCAATATTTGATGCAAATTGATGCTTTACATTCTTTCAGAGCCGGGTATATTTACACCAAGACAAATTGAATCAGGAGGATTTTGTAATGAAACTTACGTTTATTGTGGTGATGCTGTTCATAGCTTCACTTTGTTTTGCTGATACTGCAGGAGACCGGCCTTTCCCCAATCAATGGAATCCAGGTCAAAGCGATCACAACAACCCGCATCCTAATCCCAACCCGCACCCAAATCCCAATCCTAACCCCAACCCAAATCCTAACCCACACCCAAATCCCAACCCGCACCCGAATCCTAATCCTAACCCCAACCCGCACCCGAATCCTAATCCTAACCCCAACCCCAACCCACATCCTAATCCCAATCCTCCGCCTCCTCCACAGCCGAATCCCCAGGCTGAATACAATGCCGGCTATCAGGATGGCACTAGAAACGGCCAGATGCAGGGCAGAGTCGAGGGCGACCGGAACGGACAGAATGCCGGCCGCAGCGAAGGCGATAACAGAGGCAGGAATGATGGCCGGAATCAGGGCTATGCTGCCGGACAGCGCGATGGAGAGAGTGAAGGCCGCGCTGAAGGAATCAGGCAGGGCAGGGCAGACGGTGAAGCCAAGGGAGCTCTGAACGGCAAAGTCGCAGGCGAGCAGCGCTGTTATAACGAAGGTTATACCTCGGGAAACTCCGAGGGCCAGGCTCAGGGAGCACAGGATGCCCAGCAGTCAGGTTCCTATGACAAGGGTTATAATAAAGGCACCACAGATGCGCAGACCGCTGAACAGGATAAAGGAAACAAAGCAGGATATGTAGCCGGATTTGCAGAGAAAGAGAAGCAGATCAGAGACCAGTTCTGGTCAGAAAACCAGAGACGCGAAGCAGAGGAACTGACCGCCTGTCTTGTTGAAGACGGAGTGGATTTTGAACTTTCAATGCTTAGGAACTCACGTGGCCCGCATGACTCAGTCTACTATCAGCAGGGCTATAATGCCGGATATCAGGCAGGCTATAACCAGACATATCAGGAGTCATACAATCGCGGATACCGCCAGACCTATCAGGCCGCATACGACAACGCTTACAGATTCTCTTATCAGATAGGTTACGGCAGCGGACACCAGCAGGGTAAAGACCAGGCTTACGGGGCTGCCTATCAGGAAACATATGACCGCTCATACAACGACACCTACAATTCCTACAGAAATCTGGAATATGCTTCAGAGCGTACCCGCGGGCATGACGACGGATACCGGAAAGGCCAGTCTGAAAGTTATGCTGCAAACTGCAAGAAGCTCTATGATAACGGCTATCGCGCCGGCTATGATAAGACAGCTGCTGAAGTGTACCCTGTTGCCTATGCCCAGGGTAAGGATTCCGGAGTAGCTGCCGCCGATAAGAGATACAATGAAGCAGCAGTGCTGGAAATGTATAAAGCGCTGGTGACCGAAACCAGTGGAGATGGAATCTTCACTGCCGGGGAATCGATTGAAATCATTGTGCAGGCAGCCAACTTTGGGTTTGTGGATTCCAAGACTCTGACTTTCAACATCCAAAGCTCGAATCCCGCTGTCAATCCTGCGGGATCATTCTCCGCTGATCCGGTCCTGGGACGGAAAACCGGAAAAATCATTCTGCCGCTTGGCCGCATTGCAGAAGATGCACTGCTGGATTCCAGCGCTTCCATCAAGATCGAAATGCTGCACGAGGGGGTTTCGACCGGCAGCAAAGTCTTGGAAATCAAGCTGAACAACGACAAGCAGAAGATCGGTTCCGTCAATGTCAATTCCGGGGAAACCGCTAATGTGCGTTCAGGGCCGGGCACTAATTTCAGCGTGATTGCCACGCTCGGCAAGGGAGCAAAGGTAGTGGTGACCGAAAAGAACGGCAACTGGTTCAAAGTGGTGATCCCAAGCGGAAAAGTCGGATATATCCACAATTCCATCCTTACAGTGAATTGGCCGGAACCAGCGCAGCCATAGTACTGAAAACGATTAGTAAACTGTCAGATCAAGGACCGGATTTTTTCCGGTCCTTTTTTTAGTGTTGCAAAGCTTTATCTGCAGGCTGTTCGTTTGACAGCGGATGTTTCAGCGGATATTCTGAATGTGCCGGGCAACAAAACATGAACACTGAGAAAAGAGCGGACAATTCGGTAATTTCTTCTTCAACCAGAGGGAAAATCCCTTTTTATTCAAGTATCAAGCTTAAAACACTGCTGGGTATTTTCATTATCGCAGTGACACCACTTGTAATACTCGGTGTTTATTCCTTCAATACTCTGGCCAAACTATCGCAGGACCTGATGATCACGACTAACTTACAGGCTGTGCAGCAGGTCAAGACAGAAGTCGATAATTTTGTCTCTCATTACATGACTATCATGAATTTTCTGAAAAAAGACAAGAGGCTGGAAAGCGGAAATACAGGCCAGATTTCAGCCGCAGCCCGCCAGATTGATGAAGAATTTGAGTTCATTGAAAGGATTATAGTTACGGGAATGGACGGCAGAGTGATGGGATGTTCCACAGAAGGTACTCCTGAATTGACTGTAAACGAAGAAAAACTTCTGACTTCACAGGATGAATTTTATTTTTCACAAGGTAAATGGCTTTTCAAAGTGAGAGCCGGTGATCAGAATAATGCTTTAATCATCGCGACAGTTTCTTTTTTTGAATTACGCAAATCTCTTGACAGGATCGCGGTCGGCACGACTTTCATGATTTTCCTGGTTACAAGGGAAGGAGATAATATACTGGAAACTAAGGATTTTCCGCTCGAACTCATCAACCGCATGATCCGTGAGCCTTATGGAGCATACGATATCAACTTTGGCCGCAATGAAATCACACAAGTGGCTGTCGTACTCCCCCTTCTGCATTATGGTTTGAAAGTGATTGTCACGCAGGAGGCTAAGGAGATTTACTCACTTGTCACAACCATCAAGCGTAACGTGAAGATGGCAATCCTGCTGGCCGGAATTCTGGCGATTCTGTCAGGCATTTTCTTTTCGCTTCAAATCACTTCTCCGATCATTTTCATTGCCGGGAAAGTCAATGAGATTTCAGACGGCAATCTCTCGGTCAGGCTCAACCTTCCCAGGAAGGATGAAATAGGCTTTCTGGCCGGATGCATAGACAATATGGCAGAAAAAATTTTAAAGAAAATCTTCGAATTATCTGCGCTTTTTCAGATTTCACAGATTATCAGCCATTCCTCAGGATATCAGGAAGTACTGGATAAAATTTTGACCCAGCTGATTAAGCTGTTCGGTGCGCGCAGGGGTTCCATCATGCTGCTCTCGGATAAAAACGATCTTCTCAAACTGACCAGTGTCAAGCTGTTCCGCAGTGAAGACGGCAGTATCATGAGTGGTGAACTCAAGGAACAGATTGAAATAAAATATGGAGAAGGGATTGCCGGACAAGTTGTTAAAACCGGAATTCCTGTGCTTTCTGTCGACTGCAGCAAAGACCCCCGCTTCAAGCAGTATGTTGCAAATTCAAATTTAAAACCTCCGCGTACCCTGATTTCAGTGCCGCTCGTGGTAAAGGACAAGCCATTCGGAGTGATCAACCTCTCGGACAGGACCGATAATTCGAGCTTTACAGCGAGCGACATGGAATTGCTGCTGACCATTTCGACCCAGATGGCTATTTCACTTGACAACTCCAAGCTTTATGAACTGGCGATCCGCGATGGATTGACGGGGTTATATATTTACCGGTATTTTCAGATCCGGCTTGACGAAGAGATAGTCCGCGCCCGGCGTTATAAAGATCCTCTCACTCTGATCATGGTGGATATCGACCATTTCAAAAACTTCAACGATAAATTCGGTCATCAGCAGGGCGATATCGTTCTCCGCGAGGTGGCAGGCATAATCCAGGCCACAGCCCGGGCCACCGATATAGCCTGCAGATATGGGGGCGAAGAGTTTGGAGTGATCCTTCCCAACACCGCAGCAGAACAGGCCATGATCCTGGCAGAGAGATTGCGCAAAAAGGTCGAATCATATCCTTTTCCCGGACAGGATAATCCTCTGCATGTCACCATCAGCCTTGGCCTGGCGGAATATCCAAAGATGGCAGGGGACAAGGGGGGACTTATCAGTCACGCCGATATTGCGCTCTACAGTTCAAAATCCTGCGGGAGAAACCGCACCAGTCTCTACGATGAAGACATGGGAGATGTAATGGAAGAAAAAAATGAAAGTTAACAAGCTGGTTCTGGTTTTGCTGCTTTCCTGTCTGAACTTTGCAGGAGCCGGGGAAGCCTTGCAGATCGTTTCCTCCAAGCAGTTCTATTCCATTGCCACGGCAAGCATCAATGGCACTTATTACCCTGTAGGTCTTGCACTCAGCAAACTGTTCAACTCCAGGCTCACTCAGATTGTTACTCTCGCCGAACCAACGACCGGCTCAGTTGACAATATCAAATACCTGGATAAAGGCGATGCCGCTTTTGCCATTGTCCAGAGCGATGTACTGCTGGACGCTTTCAAGGGACAGGGAAAGTTCGAGCAGCCTGTGACTAAACTCAGAGTTGTGCTTTCTCTGTATCCCGAGATCATTCATGTGATCGTGCTGGAATCCTCTGAAATCAGAAGCATTGCAGATCTCAAGGGGAAAAACATCGTTCCTGGAGCCCAGGGTTCGGGATCAGCGGTGAACGCAGAGTTTGTACTGAAGTATTTCGAATTGAAAAGTACAGATTACAACGCAAAATACATGGAATTCACCAAGGCCACTGATGCGCTGCAGAATGGTTATGTCGATGCCATCTTCTGGACCGGCGGCATTCCCGGAGAAGGCGTGAGCATGCTCGCAAAAATGGAACCGATCCGGATCCTGTCCTTCCCGGATCCGATCCTGGAAAAAATTTCGTCAGAATATTCCTGCTACAGCAAGGAAACTATCCCGGCAGGCACTTACGGGCAGAAGTTCGAGATCCATTCTCTTGGTCTGCGGGCGATTCTCGCTACCACTGACAACATCGATGAGGAAATGATCCATTCCATGCTCAGCCTGATCTTTGACAATACGCCATATCTGGCTACCCTGCATCCCAGGGCAGCTGATATCAAGCTCTCTGAAGCCCTGAAGGGAATCTCAATCAGAATGCTGCACCCAGGGGCGAGGAAGTACTTTCAGCAGAAAGGATTTCTGGGCGACTGATCCGAAAATTCATTCCACTTCCGGAAACTGGAGCAGCGATGCCTTGAGAGCGTTGTTGTATTCGTAACGCTCGATCAGCACTACAAATCCTTCCAGGAATACTTTCCCGAGCGGGCAGAAATATTCCTTTGTTTCATGCTGATACTCTGAGAGTTGTGCCACTGAGACCACAAATTCGTTGAAAAAATTTTCGTTGAGTTTATCAAGTTTAAAAAATTCGGAGTTCAACTTGTCCAGGCTTTCAGTGATGTTTTTTGGATTTTTTTCCAAGTCCCGCTGGATGTGATTCTGATTTTCCTTATAATACAGAGTACCTAGAGCGTCAAAGCCGGTGCTTTCCACAATCATCGTGGAAATTCCGCCTTTTACTTCAGCTGTGCCTTTCTTGGAGGAGGGATAAAAAGCGCAGAATTCGAAAAAAGTCGATCCCAGCGTGAAAGTTTTGCTCAGCTTCATATAGTGCAAACTCTTGCCCTTGTCGAACAGCAGGCTGATCACAGCAGACTCATTTTCAAATCTCTGCCATTTCGGTTTTTCCACTACAGTTTCCGAGGTTGTTTTGGCAATTGCCGGAGGGATGTCCTTGTCTGAGGCGATTTCATTGCTTCCGGCCAAAGGCACTTTATCTTCTCCCAGCAGACAGGTGCAGAACGCGATTGAAAACATCAAAATCACTATTTTTCCCATCATATTTCCTTTCAACTGATTTGAAGACAGCATATCAGAGTTGTTTTAAACTGTAAAATTGAATAAAATTCAGAGATGGGATTAGAACGTTATTCGAGGCAGATCGCTTTTTCAGGCATTGGACTGGAAGGGCAGAAAG is from Candidatus Wallbacteria bacterium and encodes:
- the purB gene encoding adenylosuccinate lyase; the encoded protein is MIERYSLPEINAVFSEQNKYETWLRVELAYTESLVSSGIAPLSCLNAILEKARINPKRIQEIEVRTNHDLIAFLESLSETVGDYARFIHLGLTSSDIVDTAQMLIMLQALSLIEKKILRLTDLLRELALKYKKLPEIGRTHGIHAEPLTLGVKFLLFHCEFKRHLERLAETRNRLSVGKLSGAVGTYSQNTPELEKNALASLGLSPCPVTTQVIQRDRIADYFYLLSVIGASLEKIATEIRHLQRTEVRELEEPFGKGQKGSSAMPHKRNPIICERICGISRLLRSYLIPSLENIPLWHERDISHSSVERVTIPDASILAYYALEKMTGVISGLTVNESQIERNLHLLGDAFFSQRILLHLVEKKGMARDKAYVMLQEVTHCLYQGGMDIRKALAEHKDLRAVLSQEEISDLTDISHFFRNLDAIYERALK
- a CDS encoding SH3 domain-containing protein; the encoded protein is MKLTFIVVMLFIASLCFADTAGDRPFPNQWNPGQSDHNNPHPNPNPHPNPNPNPNPNPNPHPNPNPHPNPNPNPNPHPNPNPNPNPNPHPNPNPPPPPQPNPQAEYNAGYQDGTRNGQMQGRVEGDRNGQNAGRSEGDNRGRNDGRNQGYAAGQRDGESEGRAEGIRQGRADGEAKGALNGKVAGEQRCYNEGYTSGNSEGQAQGAQDAQQSGSYDKGYNKGTTDAQTAEQDKGNKAGYVAGFAEKEKQIRDQFWSENQRREAEELTACLVEDGVDFELSMLRNSRGPHDSVYYQQGYNAGYQAGYNQTYQESYNRGYRQTYQAAYDNAYRFSYQIGYGSGHQQGKDQAYGAAYQETYDRSYNDTYNSYRNLEYASERTRGHDDGYRKGQSESYAANCKKLYDNGYRAGYDKTAAEVYPVAYAQGKDSGVAAADKRYNEAAVLEMYKALVTETSGDGIFTAGESIEIIVQAANFGFVDSKTLTFNIQSSNPAVNPAGSFSADPVLGRKTGKIILPLGRIAEDALLDSSASIKIEMLHEGVSTGSKVLEIKLNNDKQKIGSVNVNSGETANVRSGPGTNFSVIATLGKGAKVVVTEKNGNWFKVVIPSGKVGYIHNSILTVNWPEPAQP
- a CDS encoding diguanylate cyclase, which produces MNTEKRADNSVISSSTRGKIPFYSSIKLKTLLGIFIIAVTPLVILGVYSFNTLAKLSQDLMITTNLQAVQQVKTEVDNFVSHYMTIMNFLKKDKRLESGNTGQISAAARQIDEEFEFIERIIVTGMDGRVMGCSTEGTPELTVNEEKLLTSQDEFYFSQGKWLFKVRAGDQNNALIIATVSFFELRKSLDRIAVGTTFMIFLVTREGDNILETKDFPLELINRMIREPYGAYDINFGRNEITQVAVVLPLLHYGLKVIVTQEAKEIYSLVTTIKRNVKMAILLAGILAILSGIFFSLQITSPIIFIAGKVNEISDGNLSVRLNLPRKDEIGFLAGCIDNMAEKILKKIFELSALFQISQIISHSSGYQEVLDKILTQLIKLFGARRGSIMLLSDKNDLLKLTSVKLFRSEDGSIMSGELKEQIEIKYGEGIAGQVVKTGIPVLSVDCSKDPRFKQYVANSNLKPPRTLISVPLVVKDKPFGVINLSDRTDNSSFTASDMELLLTISTQMAISLDNSKLYELAIRDGLTGLYIYRYFQIRLDEEIVRARRYKDPLTLIMVDIDHFKNFNDKFGHQQGDIVLREVAGIIQATARATDIACRYGGEEFGVILPNTAAEQAMILAERLRKKVESYPFPGQDNPLHVTISLGLAEYPKMAGDKGGLISHADIALYSSKSCGRNRTSLYDEDMGDVMEEKNES
- a CDS encoding TAXI family TRAP transporter solute-binding subunit, producing the protein MKVNKLVLVLLLSCLNFAGAGEALQIVSSKQFYSIATASINGTYYPVGLALSKLFNSRLTQIVTLAEPTTGSVDNIKYLDKGDAAFAIVQSDVLLDAFKGQGKFEQPVTKLRVVLSLYPEIIHVIVLESSEIRSIADLKGKNIVPGAQGSGSAVNAEFVLKYFELKSTDYNAKYMEFTKATDALQNGYVDAIFWTGGIPGEGVSMLAKMEPIRILSFPDPILEKISSEYSCYSKETIPAGTYGQKFEIHSLGLRAILATTDNIDEEMIHSMLSLIFDNTPYLATLHPRAADIKLSEALKGISIRMLHPGARKYFQQKGFLGD